The following coding sequences lie in one Halogeometricum rufum genomic window:
- a CDS encoding cation diffusion facilitator family transporter: MAGSRGVVIAALVANGAIAVLKFLGFLLTGSPSMLSETYHSISDTGNQVFLLVGIRYSGKEASRAHPFGYGKAQFFYSFLVSVLLFGIAGWESLKHGYEAIVHGGHALGGLVSFAGYTFPGWYVNVVVLVGAIAFESYAMKKAAAELRRQIREYEWDGVVDAFRKTSDVTTLTAFTEDGIALLGAGIALVGVVLTEVTGNYIYDAVSAAVIGVLLMGFALALAWENKRLLLGESLPNDVEKRLREVVLAHPGVVHVDNFRTVHVGPEKVLVNADISFDSGLDTADLDDDISAIERKMKAEDKRVKFVYIEPEL, translated from the coding sequence ATGGCAGGTAGCAGAGGCGTCGTCATCGCAGCCCTCGTCGCGAACGGCGCCATCGCGGTTCTGAAGTTCCTCGGCTTCCTCCTCACCGGGAGTCCCTCGATGCTGTCGGAGACGTACCACTCCATCTCCGACACCGGGAACCAGGTGTTCCTCCTCGTCGGCATCCGGTACAGCGGGAAGGAAGCGAGCCGAGCGCACCCGTTCGGCTACGGGAAGGCACAGTTCTTCTACTCGTTTCTCGTCTCGGTGTTGCTGTTCGGCATCGCCGGGTGGGAGTCGCTGAAACACGGCTACGAGGCCATCGTCCACGGCGGCCACGCCCTCGGCGGACTGGTGTCGTTCGCGGGCTACACGTTCCCCGGGTGGTACGTCAACGTCGTCGTCCTCGTCGGCGCCATCGCCTTCGAGAGTTACGCGATGAAGAAGGCCGCGGCCGAACTCCGGCGACAGATACGCGAGTACGAGTGGGACGGCGTCGTCGACGCGTTCCGAAAGACGAGCGACGTGACGACGCTGACGGCGTTCACCGAGGACGGCATCGCCCTCCTCGGCGCCGGCATCGCCCTCGTGGGCGTCGTCCTCACCGAGGTGACGGGCAACTACATCTACGACGCCGTCAGCGCCGCGGTCATCGGCGTCCTCCTGATGGGGTTCGCGCTCGCCCTCGCGTGGGAGAACAAGCGGCTCCTCCTCGGTGAGAGCCTCCCGAACGACGTCGAGAAGCGACTCCGCGAGGTCGTTCTGGCTCACCCCGGCGTCGTCCACGTCGACAACTTCCGGACGGTCCACGTCGGCCCGGAGAAGGTGCTCGTCAACGCCGACATCAGCTTCGATTCAGGCCTCGACACCGCTGACTTGGACGACGACATCTCGGCGATAGAGCGGAAGATGAAGGCCGAGGACAAACGGGTGAAGTTCGTCTACATCGAGCCCGAACTGTAG
- a CDS encoding ArsR/SmtB family transcription factor — translation MADILPTRPDPPSEEDKEPRVVGLDSDEVSDLLSAISSETARTMLSALHDEPATPSELADRVDTSIQNAQYHLGKLEDADLIEPGGTAYSEKGREMTVYTPADRALVVVAGGEDDTSGLQSVLAQLLGGLGVVALGSVVVERLTRTGAGPDVSLAETGGDGGAAGGAANATAATATAEPTAEPTATAAETPAPTAEPTATAEPAGTPTGTGDGGGGGFNIAEATETATPQATGTEAAGDATVTESARTITESAATETPQATGAPTAEPTVTAAAEATRTATEAVRTTAETTVLSGGDPGVTSVAALSPGELFFLGGVVTLVFTTAYWWLRS, via the coding sequence CTGCTCTCCGCTATCTCCTCGGAGACGGCTCGGACGATGCTCTCAGCCCTCCACGACGAACCCGCGACGCCCTCCGAACTCGCAGACCGGGTGGATACCTCCATCCAGAACGCCCAGTACCACCTCGGAAAGCTCGAAGACGCCGACCTCATCGAACCCGGCGGCACCGCCTACTCCGAGAAGGGTCGCGAGATGACCGTCTACACGCCGGCCGACCGCGCACTCGTCGTCGTCGCCGGCGGCGAAGACGACACCAGCGGCCTCCAGTCGGTGCTCGCGCAACTGCTCGGCGGCCTCGGCGTCGTCGCACTCGGCAGCGTCGTCGTCGAGCGACTCACGCGGACCGGCGCGGGACCGGACGTCTCGCTGGCCGAGACGGGCGGCGACGGCGGTGCCGCGGGCGGCGCGGCGAACGCCACGGCGGCCACGGCGACGGCGGAGCCGACGGCCGAACCGACCGCGACGGCCGCGGAGACGCCGGCACCGACGGCCGAACCGACCGCGACGGCCGAACCCGCGGGAACGCCGACCGGGACGGGCGACGGCGGTGGCGGCGGGTTCAACATCGCCGAGGCGACGGAGACGGCGACGCCGCAGGCCACCGGAACGGAGGCGGCGGGCGACGCGACGGTGACGGAGTCCGCGCGGACGATTACCGAGTCGGCGGCGACGGAGACGCCGCAGGCGACGGGTGCGCCGACGGCGGAGCCGACGGTGACCGCCGCGGCGGAGGCGACTCGGACGGCGACCGAAGCGGTCCGGACGACTGCCGAGACGACGGTGCTCTCCGGCGGTGACCCCGGCGTGACGAGCGTGGCCGCGCTCTCGCCCGGGGAACTGTTCTTCCTCGGCGGCGTCGTCACGCTGGTCTTCACGACCGCGTACTGGTGGCTGAGAAGCTAA
- a CDS encoding threonine aldolase family protein, translating to MAIDLRSDTVTRPSEAMRDAARDAPVGDDVYGDDPTVNELEATAAERVGMEAALYVPTGTMGNQIAARVHTDRGQEVLLDEQAHVYKWELGGLAQLSGLQVRSFDGGDAAAPAPEQVRAGYVAESLHEAGTGLLALENTHNARGGVAVPPETIDAAADAAHELGVPVHLDGARLFNACVALDVDPERMTREVDSVMFCLSKGLGAPVGSMLAGSEEYVERARRVRKLFGGGMRQAGIIAAPGLAALDNVDRLADDHANAARLAEGLDAVDGLRAPAPDTNIVQVFTDEVGLSADEFVDVCEDAGVLGGAHGDYLTRFCTHLDVSADDVDAAIERIESAMAER from the coding sequence ATGGCTATCGACCTTCGCAGCGACACGGTGACGCGGCCGTCCGAAGCGATGCGCGACGCCGCGCGCGACGCGCCCGTCGGCGACGACGTGTACGGCGACGACCCGACGGTGAACGAACTCGAAGCGACCGCGGCCGAGCGAGTCGGGATGGAGGCGGCCCTGTACGTCCCGACGGGGACGATGGGCAACCAGATAGCCGCCCGCGTCCACACCGACCGCGGGCAGGAGGTGCTGTTGGACGAACAGGCGCACGTCTACAAGTGGGAACTCGGCGGCCTCGCGCAACTCTCGGGACTGCAGGTCCGCTCGTTCGACGGCGGCGACGCCGCCGCGCCCGCGCCCGAACAGGTCCGCGCGGGCTACGTCGCCGAGAGTCTCCACGAGGCCGGGACCGGTCTGCTCGCACTGGAGAACACTCACAACGCCCGGGGCGGCGTCGCCGTCCCGCCCGAGACCATCGACGCCGCCGCCGACGCCGCCCACGAACTCGGCGTGCCGGTCCACCTCGACGGGGCGCGCCTGTTCAACGCCTGCGTCGCCCTCGACGTCGACCCCGAGCGAATGACGCGCGAGGTGGACTCGGTGATGTTCTGCCTCTCGAAGGGCCTCGGCGCGCCCGTCGGGTCGATGCTCGCCGGCAGCGAGGAGTACGTCGAACGCGCCCGTCGCGTCCGCAAACTGTTCGGCGGCGGGATGCGGCAGGCGGGGATAATCGCCGCCCCCGGACTGGCGGCCCTCGACAACGTCGACCGACTGGCCGACGACCACGCCAACGCCGCGCGTCTCGCCGAGGGGTTGGACGCCGTCGACGGCCTGCGCGCCCCCGCCCCCGACACGAACATCGTGCAGGTGTTCACGGACGAGGTGGGCCTCTCGGCCGACGAGTTCGTCGACGTCTGCGAGGACGCGGGGGTCCTCGGCGGCGCGCACGGCGACTATCTCACGCGGTTCTGTACCCACCTCGACGTGTCTGCCGACGACGTGGACGCGGCGATAGAACGAATCGAGTCGGCGATGGCCGAGCGCTGA
- a CDS encoding metallophosphoesterase, with product MLTVVSDTHSTSSHRLTGRTLDAVREAESVVHLGDFMRGEVLDAFEDESSRLLGVYGNNDDADVRDRLPEARTFTFAGLTFAATHTRRGGGRMPLSMFGRERDADVVLFGHSHRPTFDASGEVTLLNPGSHAQPRGHRAAHAELEEMTDGGVTGRLVTVEGDTFETFTIPPAE from the coding sequence ATGCTGACCGTCGTCTCCGACACGCACAGTACGAGTTCGCACCGCCTCACCGGCCGGACGCTGGACGCCGTCCGCGAGGCGGAGTCCGTCGTCCACCTCGGCGACTTCATGCGGGGCGAGGTCCTCGACGCGTTCGAGGACGAGTCGTCGCGCCTACTCGGGGTGTACGGGAACAACGACGACGCCGACGTCCGCGACAGACTCCCGGAGGCGCGCACGTTCACCTTCGCGGGACTGACGTTCGCGGCGACGCACACCCGTCGCGGCGGCGGTCGGATGCCGCTGTCGATGTTCGGACGCGAACGCGACGCCGACGTGGTCCTGTTCGGGCACAGTCACCGGCCGACGTTCGACGCCTCGGGGGAGGTGACGCTGCTGAACCCCGGCAGCCACGCGCAACCGCGCGGCCACCGCGCGGCGCACGCGGAACTGGAGGAGATGACGGACGGCGGCGTGACGGGTCGACTCGTCACCGTCGAAGGGGACACGTTCGAGACGTTCACGATTCCGCCGGCGGAGTAG